One Staphylococcus ratti DNA segment encodes these proteins:
- the pstC gene encoding phosphate ABC transporter permease subunit PstC codes for MKSQHNVREMIHNKSNAGSSKSDKIMPIILAAIATISILTTIGIVITLLTETITFFTKVPMSQFFLETDWNPFSSNPKYGIWALILGTLKITVIATIFAVPVGLGAAIYLSEYASKRTKKIIKPVLEVLAGIPTIVYGFFALTLVTPILRSIFPEISSFNAISPGLVVGVMIIPMIASMSEDAMSSVPNKIREGALGLGSTKIEMIIKVIIPAATSGIMASIVLAISRAIGETMIVSLAAGSSPSFDLDLTNSIQTMTAYIVQVSQGDATNGSDLYYSIYAVGFTLFIFTLIMNFISQWITKRFREEY; via the coding sequence ATGAAGTCACAGCATAATGTTCGTGAAATGATTCATAACAAAAGCAACGCCGGATCATCAAAAAGTGATAAAATTATGCCGATTATTTTAGCAGCAATCGCTACGATTTCAATACTTACTACTATTGGAATCGTCATAACATTACTTACAGAAACAATCACTTTTTTCACAAAAGTGCCCATGTCACAGTTCTTTTTAGAAACTGATTGGAATCCTTTTAGTTCGAATCCTAAATATGGTATTTGGGCTTTAATTTTGGGAACTTTAAAAATTACAGTTATCGCAACGATTTTTGCGGTTCCTGTCGGTTTAGGCGCCGCTATCTATTTAAGCGAATACGCATCTAAACGTACTAAAAAAATTATCAAACCTGTTTTAGAAGTATTAGCGGGTATTCCGACAATTGTTTATGGTTTCTTCGCATTAACATTAGTAACACCTATTCTAAGATCGATTTTTCCAGAAATCTCTAGCTTTAATGCAATCAGTCCTGGTTTAGTAGTAGGAGTTATGATTATTCCTATGATTGCAAGTATGAGTGAAGATGCGATGTCCTCAGTTCCCAATAAAATTCGAGAAGGCGCTTTAGGACTTGGTTCTACAAAAATCGAAATGATTATTAAAGTTATTATTCCTGCAGCAACATCAGGTATTATGGCTTCAATTGTACTCGCAATTTCACGTGCTATTGGTGAAACAATGATTGTATCTTTGGCAGCAGGTTCTAGTCCTTCATTTGATTTAGATCTTACCAATTCGATTCAAACAATGACTGCATATATCGTTCAAGTATCACAAGGTGATGCAACGAACGGATCAGATTTATATTACAGTATTTATGCAGTTGGTTTCACGTTATTTATATTTACACTAATAATGAATTTCATATCACAATGGATTACGAAACGTTTCAGAGAGGAGTATTAA
- the pstA gene encoding phosphate ABC transporter permease PstA, translated as MSLIDQSAVEKKLSGRMTKNKVFKALFFACTLIGLIVLAILIADILRKGLPVMSADFFTNFSSSSARTAGVKGALIGTLWLMMTLIPIALVLGVGSAIYLEEYAKDNAFTKFVKINISNLASVPSIVYGLLGATIFVALLKLGNSVIAAALTLALLILPVIIVASQEAIRAVPNSVKEASYGLGANKWQTVKNVVLPAAIPGIITGVILAISRAIGETAPLVAIGIPTILLRTPNSILDSFQTLPLQIYDWARKPGLDFQALSSAAIIVLLIILLILNTIAVLIRNKFSKKY; from the coding sequence ATGAGTTTAATCGATCAATCCGCTGTTGAAAAAAAGCTCTCTGGCCGTATGACTAAAAACAAAGTATTCAAAGCTTTATTTTTCGCATGTACACTAATTGGATTAATCGTCCTTGCGATATTAATTGCAGATATTTTAAGAAAAGGACTTCCTGTAATGTCAGCTGACTTTTTCACAAACTTTTCAAGCTCATCTGCCCGTACAGCCGGGGTCAAAGGAGCTTTAATTGGAACGCTATGGCTTATGATGACTTTAATTCCAATTGCATTAGTGCTTGGTGTAGGGAGCGCCATTTATCTTGAAGAATACGCAAAAGACAATGCATTTACGAAATTCGTTAAAATCAATATTTCAAATTTAGCATCAGTACCTTCTATTGTTTATGGTTTATTAGGTGCGACAATTTTTGTGGCCTTATTAAAACTTGGCAATTCTGTCATTGCTGCTGCATTAACGTTGGCTTTATTGATTTTACCGGTCATCATTGTGGCAAGCCAAGAAGCAATTCGCGCTGTACCTAACTCTGTAAAAGAAGCTTCTTATGGACTTGGTGCAAATAAATGGCAAACGGTTAAAAACGTCGTGTTACCTGCCGCAATCCCAGGTATTATTACAGGTGTTATTTTAGCAATTTCTCGTGCAATCGGTGAAACAGCACCATTAGTTGCTATTGGTATTCCAACAATTTTATTACGTACACCTAATAGTATTTTGGATTCATTCCAAACATTACCATTACAAATCTATGACTGGGCACGCAAACCTGGTCTAGACTTCCAAGCACTTTCGTCAGCAGCAATCATCGTTTTATTAATCATCTTACTCATTTTGAATACGATTGCAGTGTTAATTAGAAATAAGTTTTCAAAAAAATATTAA
- the pstB gene encoding phosphate ABC transporter ATP-binding protein PstB, translating into MNNVKELEKHTANVNEQTESETFTSHDQTQNKEILKDEDRRVVYSTQNLDLWYGEQHSLKNVNLDILEKNVTAIIGPSGSGKSTYVKALNRMVELVPSVKTSGKILYRDQNIFDKNYPVEKLRTNVGMVFQQPNPFPKSIYDNITYGPRIHGIKDKKILDEIVEKSLRGAAIWDELKDRLNQNAYGLSGGQQQRVCIARCLAIEPDVILMDEPTSALDPISTLRVEELVQDLKKDYSIIIVTHNMQQAARVSDKTAFFLNGYVNEYDDTNKIFSNPSDKQTEDYISGRFG; encoded by the coding sequence ATGAATAATGTTAAAGAGCTAGAAAAACATACAGCAAATGTAAATGAACAAACCGAAAGTGAGACATTTACGTCACATGACCAAACTCAGAATAAAGAGATTTTAAAAGATGAAGATAGACGCGTTGTGTATTCAACACAAAATTTAGATTTATGGTATGGAGAACAACATTCATTAAAAAACGTAAATCTTGATATTTTAGAAAAAAACGTTACAGCTATCATTGGTCCGTCAGGATCTGGGAAATCAACATATGTTAAAGCTTTAAATAGAATGGTAGAGCTTGTGCCTTCGGTAAAAACATCAGGGAAAATTCTATATCGCGATCAAAATATTTTCGATAAAAATTACCCTGTAGAAAAATTACGTACAAACGTAGGGATGGTATTCCAACAACCCAATCCATTTCCAAAATCAATTTATGACAATATCACATATGGACCACGTATCCATGGAATTAAAGACAAAAAGATTTTAGATGAGATAGTTGAAAAATCATTACGTGGTGCAGCCATTTGGGATGAATTAAAAGATCGCTTAAATCAAAATGCTTACGGCTTATCAGGTGGTCAACAGCAACGTGTCTGTATTGCGCGCTGTCTTGCGATTGAGCCAGATGTAATTTTAATGGATGAACCAACATCTGCGTTAGATCCTATTTCAACATTACGTGTTGAAGAGTTAGTACAAGACCTTAAAAAAGATTATTCTATTATTATCGTGACACATAATATGCAACAAGCAGCACGTGTTTCTGATAAAACAGCGTTTTTCCTAAATGGCTATGTTAATGAATACGATGATACAAATAAGATTTTTTCTAATCCTTCAGATAAACAAACTGAAGACTACATTTCAGGACGTTTTGGTTAA
- the phoU gene encoding phosphate signaling complex protein PhoU has translation MIRKRYEGQLNELFKDIRTLGLRTYSMIDQSIRVLTDSQITHARKIIKSDKEINKLEFDINEKIVMLITKQQPIAKDLRLMMSALKIASEFERMADNAANIAKIRTRAKFTDKYLVMRLETMGRLALLMLKDLNDAAKSNDLELVKEIIDRDKDIDDLYKQIVNTTYLIDNDPFVSGQAHLVARYLERIGDHIVNISEHMYYFITGERYESYNN, from the coding sequence ATGATTAGAAAACGCTATGAAGGCCAACTTAACGAATTGTTCAAAGATATTCGTACACTTGGCCTTCGAACTTATTCAATGATTGATCAATCCATTCGTGTTCTTACTGATAGCCAAATTACACATGCAAGAAAAATCATTAAAAGTGATAAAGAAATTAATAAATTAGAATTTGATATTAATGAGAAAATCGTTATGTTAATTACGAAACAGCAGCCTATCGCAAAAGATTTACGTTTGATGATGTCTGCTCTAAAAATTGCTTCAGAATTTGAAAGAATGGCTGACAATGCAGCCAATATTGCAAAAATTCGTACACGCGCAAAATTTACGGACAAATATTTAGTAATGCGCCTAGAAACGATGGGGCGATTAGCACTTTTAATGCTTAAAGATTTAAATGATGCAGCAAAAAGTAATGACCTTGAACTTGTAAAAGAAATCATCGATCGCGATAAAGATATCGACGATTTATACAAACAAATTGTTAATACAACGTATTTAATCGACAACGATCCGTTTGTCTCTGGACAAGCACATTTAGTTGCAAGATATTTAGAACGCATAGGAGATCATATCGTTAATATCTCTGAACATATGTACTATTTTATTACTGGCGAAAGATATGAATCTTATAATAATTAA
- the rpmG gene encoding 50S ribosomal protein L33 produces the protein MRRVNMRVNVTLACTECGDRNYISTKNKRTNPERIEMKKFCTRENKHTLHRETK, from the coding sequence ATGAGGAGGGTTAATATGCGCGTAAACGTAACTCTTGCTTGTACAGAATGTGGAGATCGTAACTACATTTCAACAAAAAATAAAAGAACGAATCCTGAACGTATCGAAATGAAAAAATTCTGTACACGTGAAAACAAACATACATTACACCGTGAAACTAAATAA
- a CDS encoding 5-formyltetrahydrofolate cyclo-ligase codes for MSKKEMRKTTLALMRGLNDNLKAKADDFLFKQLIEHDKFKNAQTIGLVLSMPHEVQTDQIIQYALNQQKSIYVPSTNYETHQMQFQKLEDLNQVALDCKSIRYVNANTPITDHLDLVIVPGVVFNHAGYRIGYGGGYFDEFLSKHQPSTISLVYDIQLSDQIPVEPHDYPVQELIIAKTQKDGGNI; via the coding sequence ATGAGTAAAAAGGAAATGCGTAAAACGACCTTGGCTTTAATGCGTGGTTTAAATGATAATTTAAAAGCAAAAGCAGATGATTTTTTATTTAAGCAACTTATAGAACATGATAAATTCAAAAACGCACAAACTATTGGGCTCGTATTATCAATGCCACACGAAGTACAAACTGATCAAATTATTCAATATGCACTCAATCAACAAAAATCCATTTATGTACCATCCACAAATTATGAAACGCATCAAATGCAGTTCCAAAAACTCGAAGATTTAAACCAAGTCGCACTGGATTGTAAATCTATTCGTTACGTTAATGCTAATACACCAATAACAGACCATTTAGACTTAGTCATTGTCCCTGGTGTTGTATTTAATCATGCCGGCTATCGAATAGGTTATGGTGGAGGCTATTTTGATGAATTTCTCTCGAAGCATCAACCTTCTACAATCAGTTTAGTCTATGATATACAATTATCTGATCAAATTCCTGTTGAACCACATGACTATCCAGTCCAAGAATTAATCATAGCTAAAACTCAGAAAGACGGAGGCAATATATGA
- a CDS encoding rhomboid family intramembrane serine protease, with amino-acid sequence MIEEKFQWKSAYLWIKYLNYKCAHYDREKNEIWLAHSKRRHIAIFKSGEFTSQELTFTYDRLKEHKEDINSFLSFDVRKYDVYVMNAKPIELNQFNEHYPIKIQFHAIDSRKDLYQHIKHPLLKRALTSADSQSLNYFKQRTLNQNPVEHAMYQFAPITYGLIALNVCIWLAILLFTAHRTDLEIINLGALSHFNFVHGEIYRLITSMFLHLNFEHLLFNMLSLFIFGKLVESIIGHWQMLVVYIFAGIMGNLFSLAFINTQISLGASGAIFGLLGALIAIMLISKQFTQKMMLQVIVAAIIMAVISLFMKNVNVIAHLSGLFAGGLAIYIGYFFQTYKKGFKILLSILAILVIGLLVRIFLIEDVNIYNKIIQSEMNHDNLTEAKHMIGETMKKGYADDETYYLSGFVIAAKNSKAEAMAEWERGLRSFPNSVPLNYQMAIANRALGDNKSAKKFVKKALEADSSIQNVLNLKKELDD; translated from the coding sequence ATGATTGAAGAAAAATTTCAATGGAAATCCGCCTATTTATGGATTAAATACTTAAATTATAAGTGTGCCCATTACGATAGAGAAAAAAATGAAATTTGGTTAGCGCATTCTAAACGTCGTCACATTGCCATTTTTAAATCTGGCGAATTTACATCTCAAGAATTAACATTTACTTATGACAGACTAAAAGAACATAAAGAGGATATTAATTCATTTTTATCTTTTGATGTTCGGAAATATGATGTTTATGTTATGAACGCGAAACCTATAGAATTGAACCAATTCAATGAGCATTATCCTATCAAAATTCAATTTCATGCCATTGACTCAAGAAAGGATTTATACCAACATATAAAACATCCACTTTTAAAAAGAGCGTTAACATCAGCCGATTCACAGTCTCTTAACTATTTTAAGCAACGTACACTTAATCAAAATCCAGTAGAGCATGCGATGTATCAATTTGCTCCTATAACTTATGGTTTAATAGCTTTAAATGTATGTATATGGTTAGCTATACTGTTGTTCACAGCGCATCGAACAGATTTAGAAATTATTAATTTAGGCGCACTTTCTCACTTCAATTTTGTCCATGGGGAAATTTATAGATTAATTACCTCTATGTTTTTACACTTGAATTTTGAGCATTTACTTTTTAATATGTTGTCCTTGTTCATTTTTGGAAAACTCGTAGAATCTATAATTGGACATTGGCAAATGTTAGTCGTCTATATTTTTGCCGGCATAATGGGAAACTTATTCTCATTGGCTTTCATTAATACACAGATTTCTTTAGGTGCAAGTGGTGCCATCTTTGGTCTCTTGGGTGCGCTTATTGCAATTATGCTCATCAGTAAGCAATTCACGCAAAAAATGATGTTACAAGTTATCGTCGCAGCTATTATTATGGCTGTCATCTCACTTTTCATGAAAAATGTAAACGTCATTGCCCATCTGTCAGGTTTATTTGCTGGGGGCCTAGCTATTTACATAGGCTACTTTTTTCAAACATATAAAAAAGGATTCAAAATATTGTTAAGTATACTGGCTATATTAGTTATCGGATTATTAGTGCGTATTTTTTTAATTGAAGATGTAAATATTTACAATAAAATCATTCAAAGTGAAATGAATCATGATAATTTGACTGAAGCAAAACATATGATTGGTGAAACTATGAAAAAAGGTTACGCAGATGATGAAACCTATTATTTATCTGGTTTTGTTATTGCCGCAAAAAATTCAAAAGCAGAAGCAATGGCTGAATGGGAGAGAGGATTACGCTCCTTTCCAAATTCTGTACCACTCAACTATCAAATGGCAATTGCAAATCGAGCTTTAGGTGATAACAAAAGTGCCAAAAAATTTGTAAAAAAAGCTTTAGAAGCTGATTCAAGCATTCAAAATGTTTTAAACTTAAAAAAAGAACTGGATGATTGA
- a CDS encoding YqgQ family protein, with protein MQTNLKTFYDVLQLLKQFGFIIYFDDEGDMLEMVEQEIRTLYKHGLINNETFMQSKLLINQRRMNRG; from the coding sequence ATGCAAACAAATCTCAAAACATTTTATGATGTATTACAATTATTAAAACAATTCGGATTCATTATTTACTTTGATGATGAAGGTGATATGCTAGAAATGGTAGAGCAAGAGATTAGAACGCTTTATAAACATGGACTTATCAATAACGAAACGTTCATGCAATCAAAATTGTTAATTAATCAAAGAAGGATGAATCGTGGATGA